Part of the Bdellovibrionales bacterium genome is shown below.
TTGTCGCTTGGTTTGACATCTCAGCAGATTATCTCGGTTAGAGTTCCGGGAGCCCTTGAGATCCCATTGGCTGTGCAAACGCTGTTGAGAAATGGTTGCCATGGGGTGGTCGCTCTGGGTGCCGTGATACGTGGGGAGACCTCACATTACGATTATGTTTGTGCTGGGGTGGAGCGGGGCTGCTCCCATTTGCAATTAAAATATAAGAAACCTGTCGGATTCGGTGTGTTGACCACGGAAAATGAAGAACAGGCATTGGATCGTGCGGGGGGCGCGATGGGAAATAAGGGAGCGGAAGCAGCTGAGGTTGTCGTTGAAATGATTGATCTTTTTAATTTAATAAAATCGAATAACCCAACCAGAAGATAAAAGGAGACCGAGATGTCTGAAAATTCCATGTCCAGTGTCACGATCAACGATTTTTACAACCAATTGGCATCGAGGGTAAGCGCGTACAATGCTAAACTGCTCTTGCAGCGTGCAGTTTTTCAGTCTGGACTTGATAACGACCATGATTGTTGCCTTAATATGGACGAAGCAAAGGCCATGTGCTTAGAACTTATCAAAAAGGGTGGACCGGCTTTTCAGGTTGGAAAAGATATGTATTCTCGCCTTCAGTAGCCTCCAAAATTCTAAATGAATGAAGATGGAACGCCGGAAATATTGAAAGATTCTAAAGAGCTAAAACGGAGGAGAAGGGAAGTTATTGCCCTTTTCCCTCTAGGGCTTCTTTTTTTATTCTTAACTTGGATAGAGATCCAACTTTTTGGGTACAGTCAAACTCTGCCATTTATTCATTCAATATTTTTCTTTGGTTTAGTTAATTTTAATATTGTCATTCTTTTGCTTCTTTTGTTTCTCATATTCAGAAATATCGTCAAAGTTTTTGCTGAACGACGGAGTGGGGGCGATGGTGGTTCTTTAAAGGGAAAATTGATTGCGGCATTTGTTGGATTTAGTTCCATCCCAACAATGCTAATGTTTTTGATTTCAGTATTTTATATTAATAGCAGCTTCGATAAGTGGTTTAATGAAAAAATTTCGAGTGTTTTAAAGAGTGCTCTTGAAGTCACGAATGCCTATGTTTTAACTGCAAAAAGAAAGAACTATCATTTTGCTAATGAAATTGTCGCCGATCTGGGACGGGTATCCGATGACAAAATACCAGCGCGGCTAAAGAAGCTGCGTCGACTCTATCAGCTCGACGCCGTAGAGTATTATCCCCAATTATTTTCTGAAAGAACTCTTGATGTAGCGAAGGGTGAGCTTATTCCGCAGATTCCAAGAGCTTCCCTTGAATTTTTGCAGAAAGGAATTAGCCAGAGACATGAAGGCAGTACAATTCATCAGTTTGCCGAGGGGAATTTAGTTCGGGTTATAGTCCCGATGCGAGCAGGTCGCGGAGCGCTTGTCGTATCTAGCTATATCCCAATGTCTCTTCTGTCTAGGATGGACGATATTATGGTCGCCTATGAGGATTTTCGAGATCTCAATCCCATTGAGTATCCAATAAAATCGATTTATCTTATCGTGTTGATACTGATGACTTTGGTGATTCTCTTGGCGGCGACTTGGTTTGGGTTTTACTTGGCCCGCCAGCTTTCGGTTCCGCTAGAAGAATTAGGGGATGCGACACGGAGATTGGCGAAGGGTGATTATCGCCTGGTAGAGGTCGCATCGGGTTCAGCCGAAATGAACCACCTGATCACAAGTTTTAACTCTATGACTCGACAGATTGAAGCCTCGGAAAAGGAGGTTCTTCAGACGAATCGGACACTGCAGGAAGCGCTGGAGCGCATTGATGAGCACTCTAAATATATTGAGGTCGTTCTTTCAAATGCGAGCACGGGGGTTGTTTCGGTTGATGAGGCCGGTATTGTGACCATGGTCAACAGACACGCGGAGCGACTTTTGGAGGTTGATTCTGCAAAAATAGTGGGCAAAAAGGCAAAGGATATTCTCAGCCTCGAGTACTATGGCATTTTTGATGAACTGCTTCGTACAATGAAGAAGCACAAGGCTGCAAGCATACAGAAGGAAGTGCGAATAAATGTGAAAGAAAGGTCCATTCCCTTGCAGGTGACGCTATCAATTTTGTATGACGATAATCAGCGCGAACTGGGCAAGGTGTTGGTTTTTGATGATTTGACACCGGTTTTAAGTGCTCAGAGATCAGCCGCATGGACTGAAGTCGCCAGGAGGATTGCTCATGAGATCAAGAATCCGCTGACGCCAATTAAATTGGCCGCGCAGAGGCTCAACAAGAAGTTTGCACATGAAATTGCAGATCCCGTTTTTTCTGAATCGATTCATATGATTATTGAGCAGGTGGATGGGATTAAGAATTTAGTTAACGAATTCAGTAGTTTTGCGAGAATGCCAAAATCACAGCCGGTAGTTGGAGATCTCAATCGAGTTATTCAAGATTCTCTGATTCTTTTTAAAACAGGAGATAAAGGGGATATCCTTCACTTTTTGCCGGATTTAAAATTGCCAAAATTTCGCTTTGATCCCGACCAATTGAAACGCGTGATTACCAATCTGATAGATAATGCGCTTTCAGCAACTGAACGTCTCACCCATCCGAGAGTGGAGGTGACGACAGAGTTCGACTCTGTGCTCAGGATAGTGAGAATTTCTGTGGTCGACAATGGCGAGGGAATCAATCGTCAGGTACGTGATCGTATTTTTGAACCTTATGTCACGACAAAAGGTCAAGGAACTGGATTGGGATTGGCTATCGTTAAGCGAACCATTGAAGATCACAACGGATTTATTCGTGCTCTACCAAATCCGCCGAGAGGAACAAGAATAGTCATCGAATTGCCGGTGGAGGACTTGGAAATGCCTCATCCGATGATAAAACTAGTTCTTAATAAAGAGGTTAAACAGATATGAAAAAGACATCCCCTAGGATTTTGATCATTGATGATGAAAATGCGATTTGTACCGTGCTATCCGCCTCCTTGAGGGATGAGGGGTATCAGGTTGAAACGGCAAGGGATGGATTAAGTGGTATTCAAGCTATTGGCGAATTCAAGCCAGCTGTGGTTTTGCTCGATATTTGGATGCCGGGTGAGTTGGATGGTCTTGAGGTTTTGAAGCGGGCACGAGATCAATTTCCAGGTTCTCAATATATAATTATGTCAGGTCATGGAACGATCGAAACAGCTGTTCGTGCCACTAAGCTTGGAGCTTGGGATTTTGTGGAGAAGCCACTATCGATTGATAAAATTCTAATTATCATCAAAAACATTTTGTCTTATGAGACAGAAAAGAGCGAAAAAGGACTCCTCTTGAATCGGTTGCGCAAGAATATCGCAATCATTGGCGAGAGCAAGGGGATAGTCATTCTTAAGGACATGATTGCAAGAGTAGCCCCTTCTGATTCGTGGATATTGATAGGAGGGGAAAATGGCACTGGTAAGGAGCTCGTTGCCCAGAATATTCATTATTTGAGCAAACGTGCTGGTAGGCCACTTGTTGAAGTGAATTGTGCGGCTATTCCGAAGGATTTAGTTGAAAGTGAGCTTTTCGGGTATGAAAAAGGAGCTTTCACGGGGGCTGAAGTAACGAGAAAGGGAAAATTCGATCTGGCAAATGGGGGGACCCTTTTTCTGGATGAGATTGCAGATATGAATCTAGATGCCCAAGCTAAGATTTTAAGGATTCTTCAGGAAAGGAAATTTCATCGCGTCGGCGGAAATGAGACGATCGAGGCAGATGTTCGTGTTGTGGCTGCCACGAATAAAAATTTGGAAGAAGAAATTCGAGAGGGTCGATTTCGCGAAGACCTTTATTATAGACTGAACGTGATTCCGTTTATGGTACCTCCCTTGCGTGAAAGGAGAGAGGATATTCCTGGTCTTATTCTGCATTTTGGAGACCAAATTGCTGCCCAAGGAGGTCATCGGCGGAAGATTTTTTCAGAGAAGACTCTAGAGAAAATGCAGGCTTACACTTGGCCTGGCAACGTCAGGGAACTGAGAAATTTTATTGAGAGACTCTATATTTTAACTCCTGGCGATTATGTCGAAGTTCATGATCTTCGTTTTGCAGGCATGATTGAGCGAGCTGAAAATCTTGATGGTTCGGA
Proteins encoded:
- a CDS encoding 6,7-dimethyl-8-ribityllumazine synthase, giving the protein MSFLQGRLVVDEMLKIGIVTAKFNFNVTELLEKGALDRLLSLGLTSQQIISVRVPGALEIPLAVQTLLRNGCHGVVALGAVIRGETSHYDYVCAGVERGCSHLQLKYKKPVGFGVLTTENEEQALDRAGGAMGNKGAEAAEVVVEMIDLFNLIKSNNPTRR
- a CDS encoding PAS domain-containing protein — encoded protein: MNEDGTPEILKDSKELKRRRREVIALFPLGLLFLFLTWIEIQLFGYSQTLPFIHSIFFFGLVNFNIVILLLLLFLIFRNIVKVFAERRSGGDGGSLKGKLIAAFVGFSSIPTMLMFLISVFYINSSFDKWFNEKISSVLKSALEVTNAYVLTAKRKNYHFANEIVADLGRVSDDKIPARLKKLRRLYQLDAVEYYPQLFSERTLDVAKGELIPQIPRASLEFLQKGISQRHEGSTIHQFAEGNLVRVIVPMRAGRGALVVSSYIPMSLLSRMDDIMVAYEDFRDLNPIEYPIKSIYLIVLILMTLVILLAATWFGFYLARQLSVPLEELGDATRRLAKGDYRLVEVASGSAEMNHLITSFNSMTRQIEASEKEVLQTNRTLQEALERIDEHSKYIEVVLSNASTGVVSVDEAGIVTMVNRHAERLLEVDSAKIVGKKAKDILSLEYYGIFDELLRTMKKHKAASIQKEVRINVKERSIPLQVTLSILYDDNQRELGKVLVFDDLTPVLSAQRSAAWTEVARRIAHEIKNPLTPIKLAAQRLNKKFAHEIADPVFSESIHMIIEQVDGIKNLVNEFSSFARMPKSQPVVGDLNRVIQDSLILFKTGDKGDILHFLPDLKLPKFRFDPDQLKRVITNLIDNALSATERLTHPRVEVTTEFDSVLRIVRISVVDNGEGINRQVRDRIFEPYVTTKGQGTGLGLAIVKRTIEDHNGFIRALPNPPRGTRIVIELPVEDLEMPHPMIKLVLNKEVKQI
- a CDS encoding sigma-54-dependent Fis family transcriptional regulator, coding for MKKTSPRILIIDDENAICTVLSASLRDEGYQVETARDGLSGIQAIGEFKPAVVLLDIWMPGELDGLEVLKRARDQFPGSQYIIMSGHGTIETAVRATKLGAWDFVEKPLSIDKILIIIKNILSYETEKSEKGLLLNRLRKNIAIIGESKGIVILKDMIARVAPSDSWILIGGENGTGKELVAQNIHYLSKRAGRPLVEVNCAAIPKDLVESELFGYEKGAFTGAEVTRKGKFDLANGGTLFLDEIADMNLDAQAKILRILQERKFHRVGGNETIEADVRVVAATNKNLEEEIREGRFREDLYYRLNVIPFMVPPLRERREDIPGLILHFGDQIAAQGGHRRKIFSEKTLEKMQAYTWPGNVRELRNFIERLYILTPGDYVEVHDLRFAGMIERAENLDGSEVNTFREARARFEKEFLLKRISENKGNISKTAEVIGLERSYLHRKIKSYGIDI